From Cecembia calidifontis, one genomic window encodes:
- a CDS encoding LytR/AlgR family response regulator transcription factor — MKEVLKAYNGKSNGNSNGNGTLEQQNKLLIKDALFVRYKGNLVKVKFTDIIWMKGDGNYTTLVTNDNVYSLRNILKEFESVLPSEDFIRIHKSYIVRLDQINTINPREVTVGKDTVPVGRTYFQNLINGINKLGSGNGD, encoded by the coding sequence ATGAAAGAGGTTTTAAAAGCTTACAATGGAAAGTCCAATGGAAACAGCAACGGTAATGGGACTCTGGAACAACAAAATAAACTTTTGATAAAAGACGCCCTTTTTGTCAGGTATAAGGGGAATTTGGTTAAGGTGAAATTTACCGATATCATTTGGATGAAAGGGGATGGAAATTACACTACTTTGGTGACCAATGATAATGTTTATTCTTTGCGCAATATTTTAAAAGAATTTGAATCTGTGCTTCCTTCTGAGGATTTCATCCGGATTCATAAAAGTTATATAGTCCGGCTGGACCAAATCAATACCATCAATCCAAGGGAAGTGACTGTTGGGAAAGATACAGTCCCGGTAGGTAGAACTTATTTTCAGAATTTAATAAATGGAATCAATAAGTTAGGCTCTGGAAACGGTGATTGA
- a CDS encoding S-adenosylmethionine:tRNA ribosyltransferase-isomerase, protein MFKISSIEEIRLSDYEYNLPDERIAKFPLEKRDHSKLLQFSDGRISHHRFFELPELLPTGSLMAFNNTKVIPARLIFQRETGAKVEIFLLKPVAPSTIINEVMIRTDEVSWETMIGNLKKWKDGEELHGQIEIQGQPVVISAKLMDREKKVVSFSWTGENIPFVSIVEASGEVPLPPYLNREATEEDRPRYQTVYSKKEGAVAAPTAGLHFTDEVLENLEKKGVNKEFLTLHVSAGTFQPIKSEKVTDHAMHSEQVVIELSTLERLAAHPEKIIAVGTTSMRTLESLYWYGVRLIKEGDKQFFIPKLYPYEHEGYLLPGRTESFKAVLDLMNKNNLKEITGSTEIFIMPGYDFQVCDALITNFHQPSSTLILLVAAFTDGNWRQIYEEALNQDYRFLSYGDSSLLWRR, encoded by the coding sequence ATGTTTAAAATTTCATCCATTGAAGAGATCAGGTTATCTGATTACGAATATAATTTGCCAGATGAAAGGATTGCTAAATTTCCCTTAGAAAAAAGGGACCATTCCAAATTATTGCAATTTTCTGATGGACGTATCTCGCACCATAGATTTTTTGAACTTCCTGAATTGTTGCCTACTGGCAGTTTGATGGCTTTTAACAATACCAAAGTAATCCCTGCCAGATTGATTTTCCAGAGAGAAACAGGTGCCAAAGTGGAGATTTTTCTTTTAAAACCTGTGGCCCCAAGCACCATAATCAATGAGGTAATGATCCGTACGGATGAAGTGTCTTGGGAAACCATGATCGGCAACTTGAAAAAATGGAAAGACGGGGAAGAACTGCATGGTCAGATTGAAATACAGGGGCAACCTGTAGTTATCAGTGCCAAATTAATGGACAGGGAAAAAAAAGTTGTATCCTTTTCCTGGACAGGAGAAAATATACCTTTTGTGTCTATAGTGGAGGCCTCAGGAGAAGTTCCTCTTCCACCCTATCTGAATAGGGAGGCCACCGAAGAAGACAGACCGAGGTATCAAACTGTATATTCCAAAAAAGAAGGTGCTGTAGCTGCACCCACTGCGGGATTACACTTCACTGATGAAGTACTTGAAAACTTAGAAAAAAAAGGAGTTAACAAAGAGTTTTTGACCCTTCATGTCAGTGCAGGAACTTTCCAGCCTATCAAGAGTGAAAAAGTTACCGATCATGCCATGCACAGTGAGCAAGTGGTCATTGAATTGAGTACATTGGAAAGACTTGCGGCACATCCTGAGAAAATCATAGCCGTAGGAACTACCTCCATGAGGACTTTGGAAAGCCTATATTGGTATGGAGTTCGACTGATAAAGGAAGGCGATAAGCAGTTCTTTATTCCAAAATTATACCCCTATGAACATGAAGGGTATTTGCTACCCGGAAGAACTGAAAGTTTCAAGGCGGTATTGGATCTTATGAATAAAAATAACCTGAAAGAAATAACCGGATCCACAGAAATCTTCATTATGCCGGGTTATGATTTCCAGGTTTGTGACGCCTTGATCACCAATTTCCATCAACCTTCTTCCACCTTGATTTTGTTGGTGGCTGCATTTACAGATGGTAATTGGCGACAAATTTATGAAGAAGCACTTAACCAAGATTACAGGTTTCTGAGTTATGGAGACAGTAGCTTGCTTTGGAGACGGTGA
- a CDS encoding o-succinylbenzoate synthase, which yields MATNFHNLKFNYFAHQLKFRFDAGTSRGVLKEKTTFFLCARESGSSQTMGWGEAAPLPKLSIDDVPDFEQQLSHTCIKYSGYEIPRSEVGILDWVNENIPAELPSIRFAFEVALLDLLWDGKKQIFKNDFFEKEKPIPINGLIWMGDKDFMLHQIDKKLAEGYNCIKMKIGAIDFDQECELLRYIRERYSSHEITLRVDANGAFLPEEAMDRLEKLAQFGLHSIEQPIRQGQLEAMAHLCKHTPLPIALDEELIGIHDLKDKKGLLDQIRPQYIILKPTLVGGILASRQWIELAEELGIGWWMTSALESNIGLNAIAQFTSTFDVGMPQGLGTGQLYHNNIDSPLTIEHGFIFYDKNKIWGSIPV from the coding sequence ATGGCGACAAATTTTCATAACCTAAAATTCAACTATTTTGCCCATCAATTAAAATTCAGATTTGATGCGGGAACCTCTAGGGGTGTTCTCAAGGAAAAAACCACTTTTTTTCTTTGTGCAAGGGAATCAGGTAGTTCCCAAACCATGGGTTGGGGAGAGGCGGCCCCATTGCCTAAATTAAGTATTGATGACGTCCCTGATTTTGAACAGCAACTTTCCCATACCTGCATTAAATATTCTGGATATGAAATTCCAAGGTCAGAGGTAGGGATTTTAGACTGGGTAAACGAAAATATTCCAGCTGAGCTTCCCAGTATCAGGTTTGCTTTTGAGGTGGCCCTTTTGGATCTACTTTGGGATGGAAAGAAGCAAATCTTTAAAAATGATTTTTTTGAAAAAGAAAAACCTATTCCTATTAATGGATTGATCTGGATGGGTGATAAAGATTTCATGTTGCATCAGATCGATAAAAAATTAGCAGAGGGGTATAATTGTATCAAAATGAAGATTGGTGCCATAGATTTTGATCAGGAGTGTGAGCTTTTGAGGTATATCAGGGAAAGGTATTCTTCACATGAAATCACCTTAAGAGTCGATGCCAATGGGGCATTTTTACCCGAAGAGGCAATGGATAGACTGGAGAAGCTTGCCCAATTTGGCCTACATAGCATAGAACAGCCTATTCGACAAGGTCAATTAGAAGCAATGGCCCACTTATGTAAGCATACACCTCTTCCCATTGCTTTGGATGAAGAATTGATTGGAATTCATGATCTGAAAGATAAAAAGGGCCTTTTGGATCAAATTAGGCCTCAATATATCATTTTGAAGCCTACTTTGGTGGGAGGGATTCTGGCTTCAAGACAATGGATTGAATTGGCGGAAGAACTTGGAATAGGATGGTGGATGACCTCCGCTTTAGAGAGTAATATTGGTCTTAATGCCATAGCCCAGTTTACCTCCACCTTTGATGTGGGTATGCCCCAGGGCCTTGGCACCGGGCAATTGTACCATAATAATATTGATTCCCCCCTTACCATTGAGCATGGGTTTATCTTTTATGATAAAAACAAAATTTGGGGGAGTATACCTGTTTAA
- a CDS encoding cold-shock protein — MNTGKVKFFNESKGFGFIIDNESSKEYFVHVTGLIDEIREDDEVTFDLKEGRKGLNAVNVKVV; from the coding sequence ATGAACACAGGAAAAGTAAAATTTTTTAATGAATCCAAAGGATTCGGTTTTATCATTGACAACGAGTCTTCCAAAGAGTATTTCGTTCACGTAACAGGTTTGATCGACGAAATCAGAGAAGATGACGAAGTTACTTTCGACCTTAAAGAAGGAAGAAAAGGCCTAAATGCAGTGAATGTAAAAGTAGTTTAA
- a CDS encoding lactonase family protein has product MTKALKKLRTYFLLLLSSLIFSCEQEIQHEKMIDQSYSFLLGGYTNDTNQGIGLLVFNPENQSLETKIIGPGIKNPSFVISNKAQTLVFAVEETGGENGGKIKSFKFDRENNRLILIDTQDTFGDHPCYLALDKKEEFIVVGNYSGGNFSAYKVKEGKLEHVQTIQHEGQSILRDRQGSAHVHSTVFHPNGKYLLVGDLGTDKIHIYHFNPGFAVPFNHAPVQYFEVDPGSGPRHLAIHPSGNTIYLVHELSAELGVYGFDNGRMFKKQVQTLTDDDYIGTVGAAEVRISPDAHHVYVSNRGDANEITVFEILKDETLKFVERIKTGGTMPRNFILTKDGEYLLVAHQGSNNITVFERDHKSGKLKKLEIEAEYNQPVYFFGLD; this is encoded by the coding sequence ATGACAAAGGCCCTAAAAAAACTTAGAACTTATTTCCTGCTACTTTTAAGTAGTCTTATCTTTTCATGCGAACAGGAAATCCAACACGAAAAAATGATTGATCAAAGCTATTCATTTTTATTGGGGGGATATACCAATGATACCAATCAAGGTATAGGATTGCTGGTATTTAATCCTGAAAACCAGAGCCTTGAAACCAAAATCATCGGTCCTGGAATAAAAAACCCCTCTTTCGTCATTAGCAATAAAGCGCAGACATTGGTATTTGCCGTGGAAGAGACAGGCGGGGAAAATGGAGGAAAAATCAAGTCATTTAAATTCGATAGGGAAAACAACCGCCTAATTTTAATAGATACCCAAGATACTTTCGGAGACCATCCTTGCTATCTCGCCTTAGATAAAAAAGAAGAGTTTATAGTGGTGGGCAATTACAGTGGCGGGAATTTTTCTGCTTATAAAGTCAAGGAAGGAAAACTCGAACATGTGCAGACCATACAACACGAAGGACAAAGTATTTTAAGAGACCGTCAGGGAAGTGCGCATGTTCACTCCACCGTTTTCCATCCCAATGGTAAATACTTGTTAGTAGGGGATCTGGGAACAGATAAAATCCATATCTATCACTTCAATCCCGGTTTTGCGGTCCCATTCAACCACGCCCCTGTTCAATATTTTGAAGTTGATCCAGGTTCAGGGCCTCGGCATTTGGCCATACATCCAAGTGGAAACACTATTTATCTGGTCCACGAACTGAGCGCAGAATTAGGAGTATATGGATTCGACAACGGTAGGATGTTCAAAAAACAAGTTCAAACATTAACTGATGACGATTATATCGGAACAGTCGGTGCCGCTGAAGTGCGTATATCTCCGGATGCCCATCATGTGTATGTCTCCAACAGAGGAGATGCCAATGAAATAACGGTATTTGAAATCCTAAAAGATGAAACGCTGAAATTTGTAGAAAGGATTAAAACAGGTGGAACTATGCCTAGAAACTTTATCCTAACCAAAGATGGGGAATACCTGCTTGTAGCCCATCAAGGTTCGAATAACATCACTGTTTTTGAAAGGGACCATAAGTCCGGGAAGCTTAAAAAATTGGAGATCGAAGCGGAATACAATCAGCCAGTTTACTTCTTTGGACTGGATTAA
- the mnhG gene encoding monovalent cation/H(+) antiporter subunit G, protein MNELIVMILSTIGSIFVLSTSVAMFRKRDVYLRINVTTKTATLGLGLLLASAAIFFQEYSVTTRVLVTIIFVILTAPIGGHMLARAAYLNKIKKWEGMKIDDLAGQYDPKRKVLYSEKKNTSFEPPVDYDKGPKKT, encoded by the coding sequence ATGAATGAATTAATTGTCATGATCCTTAGCACCATAGGGTCTATATTTGTGCTATCCACTTCAGTGGCCATGTTCCGCAAAAGGGATGTTTATCTCAGGATAAATGTCACCACCAAAACCGCAACTTTAGGCTTAGGATTATTACTTGCTTCTGCCGCTATCTTCTTCCAGGAATATTCAGTGACCACAAGGGTATTAGTTACTATTATTTTTGTAATCCTTACTGCACCAATTGGTGGCCACATGTTGGCAAGAGCTGCTTACCTAAACAAAATAAAAAAATGGGAAGGGATGAAAATTGATGACCTAGCTGGACAGTATGACCCCAAAAGAAAAGTACTTTACAGTGAGAAAAAAAACACTTCATTCGAACCTCCTGTGGATTATGACAAAGGCCCTAAAAAAACTTAG
- a CDS encoding cation:proton antiporter — translation MTLVEYYQYVVVPILGVSVILVFIRFLKGPSLADRVISLDMLILMAIGIVVIYSIIYDQSTFLDIAMLFALIAFLGTVAFAYYLEERKKRDE, via the coding sequence ATGACACTTGTAGAATATTATCAATATGTAGTTGTACCCATTTTGGGGGTTTCTGTAATCCTGGTTTTCATCAGGTTTCTGAAAGGGCCAAGTCTGGCAGACAGGGTAATTTCCCTGGATATGCTGATCCTCATGGCCATTGGTATAGTGGTGATTTACAGCATCATTTATGACCAAAGCACCTTTCTGGACATTGCCATGCTCTTTGCCCTGATAGCTTTCCTGGGTACTGTTGCTTTTGCTTATTATTTGGAAGAAAGAAAGAAAAGAGATGAATGA
- a CDS encoding Na+/H+ antiporter subunit E — translation MIKALLLANILLATIWVLATGTITQENFVFGFLISFGILWIITPDRSKNDYFTIVPKLISFTVFVLYQIIKSNIQTFIESLYPKSKLSPAILKVPLDVESDGEITFFSHLLNITPGTLVIDISDDKKALFVHVVHCEDKEAYIRQIKEVFEKRVLELTR, via the coding sequence ATGATCAAAGCACTCCTATTAGCAAATATATTACTGGCTACCATATGGGTCTTGGCAACAGGTACCATTACGCAGGAAAATTTTGTTTTTGGTTTTTTGATCAGTTTTGGGATTTTATGGATCATTACTCCGGACAGAAGTAAAAATGACTACTTCACAATTGTGCCCAAACTGATCTCTTTTACAGTATTTGTTTTGTATCAGATCATTAAATCCAATATACAGACCTTTATTGAGTCTTTGTATCCCAAATCAAAACTGTCACCGGCCATCTTAAAGGTTCCTCTTGACGTAGAATCAGATGGAGAGATTACCTTCTTTTCCCATTTACTGAACATTACGCCTGGCACCTTGGTGATTGATATTTCAGATGATAAAAAAGCTCTTTTTGTTCACGTCGTCCACTGCGAGGATAAAGAAGCTTATATCAGGCAGATTAAGGAAGTATTTGAAAAACGTGTTTTGGAACTGACTAGATGA
- a CDS encoding proton-conducting transporter membrane subunit, whose amino-acid sequence MNNPYIVLPIILQLIAAVVLMFFWTKIKAQKTISILFSVVAVAVAAFMLHDVWHNGIQITQSGNWKAPFGITFVADLLALTLVLISSIAALGVSIFSAGSMRDERLKFGYYPVFHFLVMGLQGAFLTGDIFNLYVWFEVIIISSFVLMTLGGKKHQLEGAIKYVSLNLLASSFFLTGIGFLYGLTGTLNMADLSLKIKLIENSGLVNVTAGLFLVAFGIKSAIFPMYFWLPASYHTPPPAVTAIFGGLLTKVGVYAMLRTFSLIFGGDEFMTLTISIIAALTILAGAFGAMSRKHMGKIFGFLIISHIGFMMVGVSVFTEVALIGTVFYLIHDIIVKTNLFMVSGLVLKINGSQNIDELGGLYKSHPLLSLLMAVPLFSLVGIPPLSGFWAKIFFIEGALDAQDYLLVGSVIIGSFLTLWVIGKVWAEVFWKKGENLPKEAKGVFYDDLSRGKQLSYIIPMLLLSVVSLYIGLGANRIITLSQKIAAELVDPSSYIQVVLQNQMP is encoded by the coding sequence ATGAACAATCCTTACATTGTTTTACCGATCATTTTGCAGTTGATTGCGGCAGTGGTTTTGATGTTCTTTTGGACAAAAATCAAGGCACAAAAAACAATCAGCATCCTGTTTTCTGTGGTAGCAGTGGCTGTGGCTGCCTTCATGCTTCATGATGTTTGGCACAACGGGATCCAAATTACCCAATCCGGAAATTGGAAGGCTCCTTTTGGAATTACATTCGTTGCTGATCTTTTGGCCTTAACTTTGGTACTTATTTCCTCTATTGCTGCTTTGGGGGTATCCATATTTTCTGCAGGAAGCATGCGGGATGAGAGGTTGAAATTCGGATATTATCCTGTTTTCCATTTTTTGGTGATGGGACTCCAAGGGGCCTTTCTTACAGGGGATATTTTCAATCTATATGTTTGGTTTGAAGTGATCATCATTTCCTCTTTTGTGTTGATGACCCTAGGCGGAAAAAAACACCAATTGGAAGGTGCAATCAAGTACGTTTCCCTTAACTTATTGGCATCTTCCTTTTTCCTGACAGGTATTGGCTTTCTTTATGGTTTAACAGGAACGCTCAATATGGCTGACCTTTCACTTAAAATCAAACTGATTGAAAACAGTGGCTTAGTCAATGTAACAGCTGGATTATTTTTGGTGGCTTTTGGGATAAAATCCGCTATTTTTCCTATGTATTTCTGGTTACCTGCTTCCTATCATACCCCTCCACCTGCAGTTACAGCCATCTTTGGGGGGCTATTGACCAAAGTGGGTGTATATGCCATGCTGAGAACCTTCTCTCTGATTTTTGGAGGGGATGAATTCATGACTTTGACCATTTCCATCATTGCTGCGCTGACCATATTGGCGGGTGCATTTGGAGCGATGAGCAGAAAGCACATGGGAAAAATTTTTGGTTTCCTTATTATTTCCCATATAGGTTTCATGATGGTGGGTGTTTCCGTGTTTACAGAGGTCGCCTTAATCGGAACGGTTTTTTACCTGATCCATGATATCATCGTCAAAACCAATCTTTTTATGGTTTCCGGATTGGTTTTGAAAATCAATGGCAGCCAAAATATCGATGAATTGGGAGGACTATACAAATCCCACCCCCTTCTGTCTTTATTAATGGCAGTGCCTTTATTTTCACTGGTGGGTATCCCTCCTCTTTCTGGATTCTGGGCCAAAATATTCTTCATTGAAGGAGCACTCGACGCACAGGATTATTTATTGGTAGGTTCGGTGATCATTGGAAGTTTTCTGACGCTGTGGGTCATAGGAAAGGTTTGGGCTGAGGTTTTTTGGAAAAAAGGAGAAAACCTGCCCAAAGAAGCAAAGGGGGTGTTTTATGATGATTTAAGCAGAGGAAAGCAATTAAGCTATATCATCCCGATGCTCTTGCTTTCAGTAGTTTCTCTTTATATTGGCCTAGGTGCCAACCGTATCATTACCTTATCTCAGAAGATTGCTGCTGAATTAGTGGATCCATCTTCGTATATTCAGGTTGTACTTCAAAATCAGATGCCATGA
- a CDS encoding Na+/H+ antiporter subunit C — translation MELLLIFIIGLLHASGIYMLLRRSMFKIIIGLILLGNGVNLLIFLLGKLTKGHPPVIEDGAKIFTEIYADPLPQALILTAIVIGFGLQSFAIILIKRVYQVLGTDDLDELNSTDEEI, via the coding sequence ATGGAATTATTGCTGATATTCATCATAGGACTACTTCATGCCTCAGGAATCTATATGCTCCTCAGAAGAAGTATGTTCAAAATAATCATAGGCCTGATACTTCTTGGCAATGGTGTCAATTTGTTGATTTTCTTGTTGGGAAAATTGACCAAAGGACATCCTCCGGTTATTGAAGATGGTGCCAAGATATTTACTGAAATTTATGCAGATCCTTTGCCACAGGCTTTGATTTTGACGGCGATTGTCATTGGCTTCGGTCTGCAATCCTTCGCTATCATATTGATCAAAAGAGTATATCAGGTCTTAGGAACTGATGACCTTGACGAACTTAATTCAACTGACGAAGAAATATGA
- a CDS encoding Na+/H+ antiporter subunit B produces the protein MKSIIFRTSSKYLLPILLIFSVFILLRGHYLPGGGFVGGLMAALAFILHSFAFGLKETRNIIKVHPGFLMPLGLVFALVAGLAPWIFQEPFMTGLWYGEPLRMIGMVGTALIFDIGVYFVVIGSVLTVMFSIREII, from the coding sequence ATGAAATCAATAATATTCCGAACATCTTCTAAATACCTCCTTCCGATCCTTTTGATCTTTTCGGTATTTATCCTGCTCAGAGGACATTATTTGCCTGGAGGGGGATTTGTAGGCGGGCTGATGGCTGCATTGGCATTTATCCTCCATTCATTTGCTTTTGGTCTAAAAGAAACGAGAAACATCATCAAAGTGCATCCTGGTTTCCTGATGCCGCTGGGACTGGTTTTTGCCTTGGTGGCCGGATTGGCTCCCTGGATTTTTCAGGAACCTTTTATGACAGGGCTTTGGTATGGTGAACCGCTCCGGATGATTGGAATGGTAGGAACTGCCTTGATTTTTGATATTGGGGTGTATTTCGTGGTTATTGGGTCAGTTTTAACTGTCATGTTTTCAATTAGAGAAATTATTTGA
- a CDS encoding putative monovalent cation/H+ antiporter subunit A translates to MILAVLLGFIFALLTPLWNRVFPKAFPFLFSALPILLFVFFAIKLEGIQGTNFIIEKNSWIPQLGIDLNFRLDGLSMLFSLMITGIGALVFVYTSYYLKGHIYLDRFYAYLSMFMASMLGVVLSDNLITLFIFWELTSISSFFLIGFNNEEKASRKSAMTALGITGFGGLVMLAGFVWIGSISGTYSLTELMNQPEVLKINPGYVWILILLFTGAFTKSAQFPFHFWLPGAMKAPTPVSTYLHSATMVKAGIFLLARFSPILGNSLEWNWTLTIIGAITMTYAAIHSLFRTDLKSILAYSTISALGILVFLIGLGTEDALLGAGLFILTHALYKAALFLITGIIDHETGTREVFKLSGLQHKMMPVAIAGYIAALSSAGVPFFLGFLSKEVMYEAVLNLPQAAALLTFLAVLTKIFLLVAGFWAGIKPFRGSVSDAAESAKMPSPRLWIPTTLLGFLSIAFGVFPGLVEKSLILPVLNSIAGYEVDTYLALWHGFNLVLLLSILTLVLGTGLYFYWKPSPEKFQATTRFSSLSPEHLLAVLGKGFQSFAERWTAFFQNGYLRNYVITILIFLSVLIGYRLFSGVYIYLDWNQISEITPSEFIVVSLMVTSIFFVVLSRSRTAAIVALGVIGFANCLFFLYYSAPDLAMTQFSIDTLTVLLFMLVLFKLPLNKTFSSPKIRIRDAIISLFFGTLIAILALEVFEEPSVREVSDYYADNAYILAKGRNVVNVILVDFRGFDTMVETVVLVIAAIGVFSLMYLNLNPIKKD, encoded by the coding sequence ATGATATTGGCTGTTTTATTAGGATTTATTTTTGCATTGCTGACTCCCTTATGGAACAGGGTCTTCCCTAAGGCATTTCCTTTTTTATTTTCAGCGCTCCCTATCCTTCTCTTTGTTTTCTTTGCCATAAAGCTTGAAGGCATTCAGGGGACAAATTTTATCATTGAAAAAAACAGTTGGATTCCCCAACTGGGAATTGATCTGAATTTTAGGTTGGATGGATTGTCCATGCTTTTTTCCCTGATGATTACAGGAATAGGTGCTTTGGTTTTTGTGTACACCAGCTATTACCTCAAAGGACATATTTATCTGGATAGATTCTACGCTTATTTATCGATGTTTATGGCATCGATGTTGGGCGTGGTACTTTCTGACAACTTAATAACGCTTTTTATTTTCTGGGAATTGACCAGTATCAGTTCTTTCTTTTTGATAGGATTCAATAATGAAGAAAAAGCATCCAGAAAGTCCGCCATGACTGCTCTGGGTATTACCGGCTTCGGTGGACTGGTCATGTTGGCAGGATTTGTATGGATAGGTAGTATATCTGGGACCTACTCCCTTACAGAACTGATGAACCAGCCCGAAGTTTTGAAAATTAACCCCGGGTATGTATGGATTTTAATTTTGCTCTTTACAGGTGCATTCACCAAATCTGCCCAATTCCCTTTTCACTTTTGGTTACCGGGAGCTATGAAAGCCCCTACTCCTGTAAGTACCTATTTGCACTCTGCCACCATGGTGAAGGCAGGTATTTTTCTTCTGGCCCGTTTTTCACCTATTTTGGGCAATAGCCTGGAATGGAATTGGACCCTCACCATTATTGGGGCGATCACAATGACCTACGCAGCTATTCACTCCCTGTTTAGAACAGACCTGAAAAGTATCTTGGCTTACAGCACGATTTCGGCCTTGGGAATTTTGGTGTTCTTGATCGGATTGGGAACAGAGGATGCATTATTGGGGGCTGGTTTATTTATTCTGACCCATGCGCTTTACAAAGCCGCCCTCTTCCTTATTACAGGAATTATTGACCATGAGACAGGGACAAGGGAAGTTTTCAAACTTTCTGGCCTCCAACACAAAATGATGCCAGTAGCCATAGCCGGGTATATTGCCGCTTTGTCAAGTGCAGGTGTTCCTTTTTTCTTAGGCTTTTTATCCAAAGAAGTCATGTATGAAGCTGTCCTAAATCTTCCCCAAGCAGCTGCATTGCTAACCTTTTTAGCGGTCTTAACAAAAATCTTTCTTTTGGTGGCTGGATTTTGGGCAGGCATCAAACCTTTTAGAGGAAGTGTCTCCGATGCAGCAGAGTCTGCAAAAATGCCCTCTCCAAGATTGTGGATACCTACCACTCTATTGGGATTCCTCAGTATTGCATTTGGTGTTTTTCCTGGACTGGTAGAAAAATCCCTGATCCTGCCGGTACTGAACAGCATAGCTGGATATGAGGTAGACACTTATCTTGCCCTTTGGCATGGCTTCAATTTGGTTTTACTCTTGAGTATATTGACCCTTGTCTTGGGAACGGGACTTTACTTCTATTGGAAACCCAGTCCTGAAAAATTCCAGGCTACTACCCGTTTTTCATCTCTCTCCCCTGAGCATCTGTTAGCTGTTTTGGGGAAAGGATTTCAGTCATTTGCCGAACGCTGGACTGCATTTTTCCAAAATGGATACCTCAGAAATTATGTGATTACCATTCTGATTTTTTTGAGTGTTTTGATAGGTTACCGCTTATTTTCAGGAGTATATATTTATTTGGATTGGAATCAGATATCAGAAATCACCCCTTCTGAATTCATCGTGGTGTCTTTGATGGTGACCTCTATTTTCTTTGTTGTTTTATCCAGATCAAGGACCGCAGCCATTGTAGCTTTGGGTGTGATCGGTTTTGCAAACTGTCTTTTCTTCTTGTACTATTCTGCACCGGACCTGGCCATGACCCAGTTTTCCATCGATACACTGACGGTTTTACTTTTCATGTTGGTGCTTTTTAAGCTCCCTTTGAACAAGACCTTCTCCAGTCCTAAAATCAGGATAAGGGATGCCATTATCTCCTTGTTTTTCGGGACTTTAATAGCCATTTTGGCCTTGGAGGTATTTGAGGAGCCAAGTGTTAGGGAAGTGTCAGACTATTATGCTGACAATGCTTATATATTGGCTAAAGGCAGAAATGTGGTCAATGTGATCCTGGTGGATTTCAGGGGATTTGACACGATGGTAGAAACTGTAGTACTTGTTATTGCCGCGATCGGTGTATTTAGCTTGATGTACCTGAACTTAAACCCAATTAAAAAAGACTGA